In the Topomyia yanbarensis strain Yona2022 chromosome 3, ASM3024719v1, whole genome shotgun sequence genome, one interval contains:
- the LOC131687624 gene encoding uncharacterized protein LOC131687624, translating to MSKLRAKQTRLRNLMTSFNVIYAFMEHYEDTRHCSELASRLEKLEPLWEKIDEAMTETELADSEEGAAGERYVKERVDFQNKFFILKGFLVSKIRDSPEHNCALQTSQVLESPFAPPHPHVKLPLISLPKFSGNVEEWLSFRDLFISLIHFSTDLPDIEKFHYLRSQLEGEALAVIASLPLTQANYTVAWELLVKRHAERISSALHKLVEGFEKATKVLDQVVQPGDYKDLLLIHLMCSRLDDKTRRSWEEHASTLEEEGFKDLMEFLLRRIRVLDSLPSRQSDTQPPMVKKVYSSKVASHGAVQSTQSKCFSCSDTHPLFTCPVFGKLAVIEREKLLRQHSLCRNCFRKGHQAKECSSKFSCRRCKERHHTLVCYKEEKPNTQHTNGTENQSKEGRGHNSTERVSTANAAEVTSVSSNIGRSGSKVLLATAVVRVVDDYGHEFHARALLDSGSECNIISTQLSQKLRVKRTRADIQITGIGQVPTKTREKVRATVKSRLTDYSETLEFYVLTKVTEDLPTSAITVNNLELPAGIQLADPEFFKTHTIDLLLGGEFFFDFFPTKQRIALGEHMPSLVDSVFGWLMTGRCGLSQGGALTVCQHTAVSEAIEDLMNKFWECEKGHLCSNYSVEETRCEEYFSKTVKRKEDGRYLVGLPKSQDGLAKLGESRSTAFRRLMLLERRLARDEALKKEYHTFISDYKDRGHLRKVAEEHPGAITSYYLPHHPVIKDSSTTTRVRVIFDASSKSSTGVALNDVLLNGPVIQDDLRTIIMRSRQYPIILIADVEKMFRQILMDPEDLSLQRILWRFSPDQPIETYELLTVTYGTKPAPFLATRTLKQLSIDEAATFPLAAERIAKDVYMDDVITGANDVEEAKIIRSELDGLLRTGGFRLRKWVSNNEDALVGVAENNLALPFENDVDFDAERTVKTLDLVWEPRTDTFRFKIQFEEVQSVALTKRKVLSCIAKVFDPLGLVGPVVTKAKMFMQQIWELKDTAQKVLGWDDNLPSSLVDSWTDFYAQFPNLNEIRIPRFVACPNAISFQLHSFSDASEKAYGACIYLRSEDSKGQVTASLISSKSRVAPLKRQTIPRLELCGAQLAVELHQKVTKSLNLTCESFFWTDSKTVLQWLAQPPNTWTTTVIGGMYQGFRIQRINSPVG from the exons ATGTCCAAACTCCGCGCCAAGCAAACACGGCTGCGAAATTTGATGACATCATTCAACGTAATCTACGCATTCATGGAGCATTATGAAGACACCAGGCATTGCAGTGAGCTGGCTTCGCGGTTGGAGAAGTTAGAGCCACTGTGGGAGAAGATAGACGAAGCTATGACGGAGACGGAATTAGCCGACAGTGAGGAAGGAGCGGCAGGAGAGAGGTACGTTAAGGAACGAGTGGACTTCCAGAATAAATTCTTTATCCTTAAAGGATTCTTGGTCTCTAAAATTCGGGATAGCCCCGAGCATAACTGTGCCCTGCAAACATCTCAGGTTTTGGAGTCCCCTTTTGCACCCCCGCACCCGCATGTTAAGCTGCCTTTGATTAGTCTTCCCAAGTTTTCTGGCAACGTGGAGGAGTGGTTGTCTTTTCGCGATTTGTTCATCTCATTGATACATTTCTCGACGGACTTGCCGGACATCGAAAAATTCCACTATCTTAGAAGTCAGTTGGAAGGGGAGGCGTTAGCAGTAATAGCGTCATTACCACTTACGCAGGCTAACTACACTGTGGCTTGGGAATTACTGGTCAAACG TCATGCGGAAAGAATCAGCAGTGCACTGCACAAATTGGTTGAAGGTTTCGAGAAAGCTACCAAGGTCCTAGATCAGGTGGTGCAGCCAGGCGATTACAAGGATCTACTGCTGATTCATCTGATGTGTTCAAGGCTGGATGATAAAACGCGGCGAAGCTGGGAAGAACATGCGTCGACTTTGGAGGAGGAAGGCTTCAAGGATTTGATGGAGTTTTTGCTTCGACGCATCAGGGTGTTGGATTCTTTACCAAGTAGGCAATCGGATACCCAACCCCCAATGGTTAAAAAGGTTTATTCATCTAAGGTCGCTAGCCATGGAGCAGTCCAATCGactcaatcaaaatgtttctcttGTTCCGACACGCATCCACTTTTCACGTGTCCAGTTTTCGGTAAATTGGCCGTCATCGAAAGGGAAAAACTGCTGCGGCAACATTCGTTGTGTAGGAACTGTTTCCGGAAAGGGCATCAGGCGAAGGAATGTTCATCCAAGTTTTCGTGTCGACGATGTAAGGAACGGCACCATACCTTGGTTTGCTACAAGGAGGAGAAACCCAATACTCAGCACACAAATGGGACTGAAAATCAATCCAAAGAGGGAAGGGGTCATAACTCCACTGAAAGGGTATCTACAGCTAATGCCGCGGAAGTCACATCGGTTAGCAGTAATATCGGGCGGTCGGGATCGAAGGTACTTCTAGCTACAGCAGTAGTTCGCGTGGTCGACGATTATGGGCACGAGTTTCATGCGAGAGCGCTCTTGGATTCCGGATCGGAGTGCAATATTATCTCCACCCAACTTTCGCAGAAACTGCGTGTCAAGAGAACTAGGGCAGATATACAAATAACAGGTATTGGACAGGTTCCAACGAAGACCAGGGAGAAAGTCCGAGCAACAGTCAAGTCGAGGTTAACAGACTATTCCGAGACCTTGGAGTTTTATGTACTGACTAAAGTGACCGAAGATTTGCCCACATCAGCCATCACTGTGAACAACTTGGAGTTACCTGCTGGAATTCAGTTAGCAGACCCGGAGTTTTTCAAAACTCACACCATCGATTTACTTCTTGGTGGGGAGTTCTTTTTCGATTTCTTCCCGACGAAACAACGAATTGCCCTTGGCGAACATATGCCTTCACTCGTTGATTCGGTATTCGGATGGTTGATGACTGGTCGTTGTGGTTTGAGTCAAGGTGGGGCATTAACGGTTTGTCAGCATACGGCAGTTTCAGAGGCGATCGAGGATCTCATGAACAAATTTTGGGAGTGTGAAAAGGGGCATCTTTGCTCGAACTATTCGGTTGAGGAAACCAGGTGCGAAGAATATTTCTCTAAGACAGTAAAGCGAAAGGAGGACGGTCGATATTTAGTTGGTTTACCAAAATCTCAGGATGGCTTGGCTAAACTGGGTGAGTCAAGATCTACGGCTTTCCGACGTCTGATGTTGCTCGAACGGCGACTGGCACGAGATGAGGCGTTAAAGAAAGAGTACCATACGTTTATCTCCGATTACAAGGATCGTGGACATTTAAGGAAGGTTGCTGAAGAACATCCCGGGGCTATTACTAGCTATTATCTTCCGCATCACCCGGTAATAAAGGATTCAAGTACAACAACCCGCGTCAGAGTGATTTTTGACGCATCCAGCAAATCGTCCACAGGAGTGGCTCTGAATGACGTACTTCTGAATGGGCCAGTTATCCAGGATGATTTGCGCACAATTATCATGCGAAGCCGACAGTATCCAATTATTCTAATCGCAGATGTTGAGAAGATGTTTCGGCAAATTTTGATGGATCCCGAAGATTTGTCGTTACAAAGGATTCTTTGGCGCTTTTCACCAGACCAACCGATAGAAACATACGAATTGTTGACCGTTACTTACGGTACGAAACCAGCTCCCTTCTTAGCCACTAGAACCTTGAAGCAGTTGTCTATCGACGAAGCGGCCACCTTTCCTCTGGCGGCTGAACGGATTGCTAAGGACGTCTACATGGATGATGTTATCACTGGAGCAAACGACGTGGAGGAGGCAAAGATCATCCGAAGTGAACTTGATGGATTGCTGCGAACGGGAGGATTTCGGTTACGCAAATGGGTTTCGAACAATGAAGACGCTCTTGTAGGTGTCGCTGAAAATAATCTGGCTCTTCCTTTCGAGAACGATGTCGATTTTGATGCCGAACGAACGGTGAAAACTTTGGATTTGGTTTGGGAGCCTCGTACGGATACATTCAGATTTAAGATCCAATTCGAGGAGGTTCAGTCGGTTGCGCTTACTAAACGGAAGGTGCTTTCCTGTATCGCGAAGGTGTTTGATCCATTGGGGCTAGTCGGACCCGTCGTAACGAAGGCGAAGATGTTTATGCAGCAAATTTGGGAGCTTAAGGATACAGCACAGAAGGTATTAGGCTGGGACGATAATCTGCCGTCATCGTTAGTAGACTCTTGGACGGATTTCTATGCTCAATTCCCcaatttaaatgaaattcgTATTCCTCGATTCGTTGCCTGTCCCAATGCGATTTCGTTTCAACTACACTCATTCTCGGATGCATCGGAAAAGGCGTACGGTGCCTGCATTTATTTGCGTTCTGAAGACAGCAAAGGACAAGTCACGGCGTCGCTCATCTCGTCCAAATCTCGAGTTGCACCACTCAAGCGTCAGACGATTCCCCGGTTAGAGCTGTGTGGAGCACAGCTGGCGGTAGAACTGCATCAGAAGGTGACGAAGTCTCTCAACCTGACATGTGAATCGTTTTTTTGGACGGATTCCAAAACGGTTCTACAATGGCTCGCACAGCCACCGAATACCTGGACGAC AACTGTCATTGGAGGCATGTACCAGGGATTCAGAATCCAGCGGATCAACTCTCCCGTGGGTTAG